In the genome of Plasmodium yoelii strain 17X genome assembly, chromosome: 14, one region contains:
- a CDS encoding RNA-binding protein, putative, which translates to MRIVHLFVFISMLLFECKKQKINSYKIGKSVKSYNCLRFSKNDDVLSKKNVVDDDKLTKRENIFNKKGRYSFSPIKRNSIKDIKRKIKYSNKNIKLKNNKFYRKKEIHKSLIDNINKEVLSENIASLGRNNLNENENNQNILPLPLTNIEEQGYNCLLLCKGLPFHVSDDEIIKFFSPYKIMNKYIIYIKDKNGNFFGDVLVRFQNKEEKQLALKNKNLKFLLHRYIQIYNINEEHYEEYYNIGYKNPPSYKNYVPIKNVIVPNYLDKYDNIEDEFATTLPNNNNSMLDRNNLNDNSYEYNDEDTIWIKEHINKKGILLENLYTGKKLIGKITSVHPYGVFIDCDVYVKISKNKYIKILALLHKNKLTINIGLPSDPLEEQEQKELILEKNMNIIVYVDKIIKKKYDIHDAKENNLIFFNLTLDSSITEEKIKWFQKNKLKKDMLLKNNTKNEITSFDQVSRSNFKETSLLHKNNKPMNRSNRLFFINKIHDKYYYFINLKDRNKRKTGKDALLNSENEEVPQDIKKCKQTNDEHMENGGKNGGKNGGKKIKMKKNKLPGNEIFDDEKDEFDDIFNFQNNEIDISEEQQNENSKIELSEQDENNMVESVNTKIKKKGINNYNEEVDGILKSIFSDNKNDGDIKIKGKNKLNKNYDKKKKENSQKINHIKNEDEIRENVKMLNLEKINERAQWTNDIRKEESILYSKLFGLKTDINDFYSPNDLNHDQIENKMKNPDDVESHSNIVEDKKDDYVKYNENEENKIVSNKNDKNNEDCIKNETSDICIDKDIHINTKLNKKNDNFLNILENNNDEILDFSNLSKLSIEELKNNIYKKNYLLPIDVSKESLRNRLIEICVCEKKKIKFDNFPYIRYYLFDFYLSTEEIKLIILCNKKFLNKKNINKIFLDTLKINELKYLLHQSMENFRLWEPNDSVKKKVLNLNKDLLLKQDLTNIEDIQHDNLIILWNDFKDYMLNCVYVPDDGNYNILDELENEDFQDSENSFDKYHTSNNNTNTNKYINIYISRMRRIEKEGFLLNNDIPFCGTLEKEKNIDENKNKYNNLDPFKNAFMSLEKQLQSEEDHDLPDKIDFKEAMKILNDKSHLKKLKRSFNNESEKDDQNYIQKIIHHILKNKQYFDYYIDEDLLKKMPYDELIIMLDKLPANILEDLL; encoded by the exons atgagaATAGTTcatctttttgtatttatatctATGCTTTTATTTGAATGCAAGAAACAGAAAATAAATTCATACAAGATTGGGAAAAGTGTAAAAAGTTATAATTGTCTAAGGTTTAGTAAAAATGATGATGTTTTATCAAAGAAAAATGTGGTGGATGATgataaattaacaaaaagagaaaatatttttaataaaaaaggaagaTATTCCTTTAGTCCGATTAAAAGGAATAGTATTAAAGATatcaaaagaaaaataaaatatagtaataaaaatataaaattaaaaaacaacaaattttatagaaaaaaagaaatccACAAATCATTaattgataatataaataaagaagtCTTATCTGAAAATATAGCATCATTAGGtagaaataatttaaatgaaaatgaaaacaatcaaaatatattaccatTACCTTTGACAAATATCGAAGAACAAGGATATAATTGTTTGCTGTTATGTAAGGGTTTACCTTTTCATGTAAGTGATGATGAAATCATAAAATTCTTTAGCCCatacaaaataatgaataaatatattatatatattaaagacAAAAATGGTAATTTTTTTGGAGATGTATTAGTAAGATTTCAAAATAAAGAGGAAAAACAGTTAgctctaaaaaataaaaatttaaaatttttattacataggtatatacaaatatataatataaatgaagaaCATTATgaagaatattataatattggATATAAAAATCCACCgtcttataaaaattatgttccgataaaaaatgtaatagtACCAAActatttagataaatatgataatattgAAGATGAGTTTGCAACAACTTTACCCAACAATAACAACAGTATGTTGGATAGAAATAATTTGAATGATAATAGTTATGAATATAATGATGAAGATACAATATGGATTAAAGAGCATATCAATAAAAAGGGAATATTATtagaaaatttatatacGGGTAAAAAACTTATAGGGAAAATAACATCTGTTCATCCTTATGGTGTTTTTATTGATTGTGATGTTTATGtaaaaatttcaaaaaataaatatataaaaatattagcacttttgcataaaaataaattaactaTAAATATAGGATTACCATCTGATCCGTTAGAGGAACAAGAACAAAAAGAattaattttagaaaaaaatatgaacataattgtatatgttgataaaattataaaaaaaaaatatgatattcaTGATGCAAAAGAAAATaatctaattttttttaacctCACTTTGGATTCTTCTATAACtgaagaaaaaattaaatggtttcaaaaaaataagttGAAAAAAGATATGTTGTTAAagaataatacaaaaaatgaaatcaCATCGTTTGATCAAGTTTCACGAAGCAATTTCAAAGAAACGAGTCTTTtacacaaaaataataagccTATGAACAGATCGAATAggcttttttttataaataaaatacatgataaatattattattttataaatttaaaggaTCGTAATAAAAGAAAGACAGGAAAAGATGCCTTACTTAATAGCGAAAATGAAGAAGTACCACAagatatcaaaaaatgtaaacaAACAAACGATGAACACATGGAAAACGGTGGGAAAAACGGTGGGAAAAACGgtgggaaaaaaataaaaatgaagaaaaataaaCTACCTGGCAATGAAATATTTGATGATGAGAAAGACGAATTTGAtgatattttcaattttcaaaataatgaaatagatATATCAGAAGAacaacaaaatgaaaattcgAAAATAGAATTATCTGAacaagatgaaaataatatggtTGAGTCTGTAAatactaaaataaaaaaaaaaggaataaataattataatgaagAAGTGGATGGAATCTTAAAAAGTATATTTTcggataataaaaatgatggagatattaaaataaaaggaaaaaataaattaaataaaaattatgacaaaaaaaaaaaagaaaattcaCAGAAAATAaaccatataaaaaatgaagatgaaataagggaaaatgtaaaaatgttaaatttagaaaaaataaacgaaCGAGCACAATGGACTAATGATATAAGAAAAGAGGAATCTATATTGTATTCAAAACTATTTGGATTAAAAACAGATATTAACGATTTTTATTCCCCAAATGATTTAAACCATGATCagattgaaaataaaatgaagaATCCTGACGATGTCGAAAGCCACTCTAATATTGTAGAAGATAAGAAAGATGATTATGTAAagtataatgaaaatgaggaaaataaaatagtatcgaataaaaatgataaaaataatgaagattGTATAAAAAACGAAACTAGTGATATATGTATCGATAAAGATATACATATTAACACCaagttaaataaaaaaaatgataattttctaaacatactcgaaaataataatgatgaaataCTAGACTTTTCAAATTTATCGAAATTGTCTAtagaagaattaaaaaataatatatataaaaaaaattatttattaccAATAGATGTATCAAAAGAGAGTTTAAGAAATAGATTGATAGAAATATGCGTGtgtgaaaagaaaaaaataaaatttgataattttccatatattagatattatttatttgatttttatcTATCCACCGAAGagattaaattaataattttatgtaataaaaaatttttaaataaaaaaaatattaataaaatatttttagataccttaaaaattaatgaattaaaatatttattacacCAATCAATGGAAAATTTCCGATTATGGGAGCCAAATGATtctgtaaaaaaaaaagtactaaatttaaataaagacTTATTATTAAAGCAAGATTTGACAAATATCGAAGATATCCAACATGATAATTTAATCATTTTATGGAATGATTTTAAAGATTACATGTTAAATTGTGTTTATGTTCCTGATGATGGAAATTACAACATCCTTGATGAATTAGAAAATGAAGATTTTCAAGATTCAGAAAATTCATTCGATAAATATCATACTAGTAATAATAACacaaatacaaataaatatataaatatatatattagtcGAATGAGGCGAATAGAAAAAGAAGGTTTTCTtctaaataatgatataccCTTTTGTGGAACtttagaaaaagaaaaaaatattgatgaaaataaaaataaatacaataatTTAGACCCATTTAAAAACGCATTCATGTCATTAGAAAAACAATTGCAAAGTGAAGAAGATCATGATTTACCTGATAAAATCGATTTTAAAGAAGcaatgaaaattttaaatgataaatcacatctaaaaaaattaaaacgaTCTTTTAATAATGAAAGTGAAAAAGACGATCAAAATTATATCCAAAAAATTATTCATCATATccttaaaaataaacaatattttgattattatatAGATGAAGATCTTCTGAAAAAAATGCCTTATGATGAATTAATT ATAATGCTGGATAAATTGCCTGCTAATATTCTAGAAGATTTATTGTAA